GCGTTCTCGGTCTGCACGTCTTCGAGCAGCCTTTCGAGGGCCGTTTTGTCGCTGCCCGCCAGCGCGGTGAGCGGATCGTGCGTTGCCAGAATCTTGTTGGCCTCGTCTTCGTTCACGTCGAGCACTAGCACGGGGACCAGCATGTCGGGCGTGGTCTCCGCTCGCAAATGACCGTCGATCAATTCCAGCGAGCCGTCGGGCAGCTCGCGAGCCAAGAGCGCTCCCGCGTAGCCGACTTCCGCCAGGATGCCTTGCAGGGCATCGCGCTGGTTGTCGCTATGCGCTCGCCAGTTCCGCGGATTGGGCCGCAGCTCCGCGGCTGGAACGCGCCGCAGTTCTTTGATTCGATCGCGGATTTTCATCGGCTATTCTTCCTTAGTTCGGCAATTTCGGTGCGGAGGTCGCCCAGCTCGGTGCGCAGCTCGCGGAGGTTGTCGTCGCGAACGGCCAGGCGGGTCTCGACCACCACCAGCCGCTCGCGCATATCCACGCCCACGCCGATCAGAGCCGCGGTCTGCACGGCGAGAAACGTGAGCACCTTGATCCAATCCGCAGGCGACAAGTTGATGCGATTGCCTGGCGTGAGTGTCATCGGAGTGTCTTTTGCGGCAGAGAAATCGCCTGGGAAATGTCGAAGTCAGAATGCGGAACGCGGAATCGGTGTGATGATTCTTTGTTCCGCATTCTGCACTTTTCATCGATCGAGATTAGCGGAACAGCAGGCTGCGGACCGGCGTGCGGAACTGCCGGTGCGGCTTGACCTTCACGACTTCTTCCACCACGGTCGGGACCGCCAGCACGGTGACTGTCGGCAGAGTAAGCGTTGTCACGACTGGTGCGGATTGCACAATAACCGGCGCCGCTTGAACGACCAGCGGCGCCGCCACGGTTTGCACGGCGACGGCGCTCGTTGCCACCGGACACGCCGATGCGACGCCACCGCAAATACTCAACAGCATCGTCGCCACCACCGCCAGATTCACAAATCTCTTCATCGCAAGTTCTCCTAGAAAGAATTGAAACGTCTACCACAAGGGCACGCACAGCGTGCCCTACTCACTTGTCACTCGCGCGTCAGCTCCTCAAGCACCTTGCCGGCCTCTTCCGGGGTCAGCCGCGGGCCGCCCTTCGGCATCTTTTCGGTGAGCACGGCCCGAATCGCTTTGAGCCGCGTTTCACAATTCAACGTACCGACGTTCTCCAGCGAGAGGCTTGCCTTGGGCTCGGCGCCGGCGTGACACGTGGCGCATTTCTGCGCGAGCAGCGTCAATGCCGCGGGCGATTGCGTCGATCGCAGCGGCGCGTTCACGGGGACCGCTGACGTTGAAGCACTAGCGTTCGATTGCCTTAGCTTTTCGGCCACCTTGGCCGCGATTGCGTCGATTTCGGCATCATTCCGCCCCAACGGAATCGGCTGCGGAGCGACGGCTTGATAGCTGTAGTAATACGGCGCGGCCTCGGCCACAGGCACGCCGACGGCGACCGCCACCGGTACCGCGACCACGTTCGTTGCGATCGCCTCGGTTTTCACGCGGCATGCGGCCGAGGCAGAGACCAGAGGCCAGAGGCCGAGGGCCAGGATCGGCGCGGCTAACGCCGCGATTTTGAAGGGTGTGAACTCTTTCATCGTAGACCTCAGTTACTTGTCACTTGACACTCATCACTTGCCACTTGTCACTTGCCACTTCGCGCCAGCGTCGCTGCCTCGGCGAAGCTGCTCTCCCATTGTCCGCGAAGCACAGGGCGGCCTTCGACGAGCGTCAATAGTATCGGGTCGTGCGAATCGCGCATCGCGGCCGCCAAGTTGTCTTCCGAAAGGCCGATCTCGCGGGCGGC
This region of Pirellulales bacterium genomic DNA includes:
- a CDS encoding ParB N-terminal domain-containing protein, whose translation is MKIRDRIKELRRVPAAELRPNPRNWRAHSDNQRDALQGILAEVGYAGALLARELPDGSLELIDGHLRAETTPDMLVPVLVLDVNEDEANKILATHDPLTALAGSDKTALERLLEDVQTENAAVQSLLDGLIPVAAVLENDEPSTPDINIPRLFQIVVECRDEEEQQAVYKRLTREEFKCRLITL